One Gadus macrocephalus chromosome 17, ASM3116895v1 genomic window, atatgctggctaggaggagccggggatcgaactagcaaccttggggttaccagccaacccactctgCATCCCAAGCTACTGCCGCCTACAAAAACAAATAGATATATACCTCGTGCTCCTCCCTGATCGATATATTGGCAATGCGCCACAATGCTGCTTCCCAGCGCCACTGTGTGACATTAAACACGGGGCTGTCGCGGCTCACACGTTGTTTCAGGCGTACTTCAGGGACGACCTACAAGAGTTACTATTGTGCGGTTGCAATGTCATGCCCACCTTCTGGGACCGGGTCCCCTTCAAACATGGGTGATGAAATGTCAGGTTGCATTTTCATGTCAAGCTCCATGTTGTGGTCGAAGATTTAGGTGTTCATCCTATTGACCTTATTAAGAGTCTTCATACCCCATTTGACTCATGACAAGAGGAAATCAATCTCATCtgacaatttttttcttttttactttgACAGCTACTTGGACCGAAATGGAGCGAATCATCAATCTTGCAGTGTGTGGTTAGTCATTGCACAACCCTTCACAAAAGTGGATCATGTGATATAATTCATGCCATATAATCCACCCCCTCCGATAGCCCGTTTGACTTGCTGATTCTGCCTTATATTCTCTCCAAAAATAACCGGGCCTGCGATTCAGTTGGCAGATGAATGTAGAGTAGACGGGTAGAGGGCATTTGATTGCTTGCTTGCAAAAGGACTTGCTTAAGAATCACCCATCTTGTAGAGTCAGCATGTAGCGAGGGGAATTCTAACAGCACTagctcccacacacagacacacacactagcaaagCGCTAATAATGACCATCTCCAATGATCATTTTCACTCAGGATTAGCGAGTGTGGCAGCTTGGATAATCAAGGAAAGTATGGTTTATGAGATGGCTATAAATTTGAAGGTAAACGagtgttaataaaaaaaaaaactaatctttttttttgttgagtcATAGTTTTGCCATAGGACGTTTTATAAAACGCCAAACCAAAAAGCATGAAAAATGCTTGGCAAGGGATCTCAAAGAAACAAACAGGAAAAGTCAGCAAATGGCTGCTTCAGAGCCACAACGTTGCCAGTGGTTTGCATCCTGTTCACACAGGCTATGTGTCAAATGGGTTTGTCAACCTGAAACATAGAAATTAAGGGGGTCCCGGTGCGATACTTCTCCCACCCCCCTTAACTAGGAAACGTTCCAGCTTTGGTTTCAAGAGACAAATGCTTTTAATGGCAGACGAGAGTCAAAGACCCGCTGACAGACAGGTCATATAAACCATGCGTCAATAAAACCACTTCCTCCATCTTCCTTTCATTGACAAAACCAGAGAGCCAACATTTACAGCTCTGTTCCTGCTTCTGGGGGCAATCAGTGCTACAGTCTGCCCATGTTTCTGTCTgagatttccccccccccctttctcctcttGCATGGCTTTAAAAACCGCACtcgaagcagcagcagcagcagccgccctGTGCACAGAAATCCTTTGGAGAGGGAAGGATTAAGAGGGAAGGGGCATACCTCTTCGACACATGCATGGGACTTTGTCACATAACATAGTGACCGACTGGCCATGAAGGAATAGAAACACAAAAAACGagaaattaaatgaagtaaaacaattaaaaaaaaaaaaggagcaaaCAAAACGatcaaagaaaagaaaaaaatactaaTTTGATCACACACACCCTATGCAGTTTGACATTGTTTTGAAACTGCATAGCACATCATTTGAGACACAGTGCCATTAAGCACAGTCTGTCCAGCACTACGGTCTGGATTCCCGATCCTCAGAGAGGCATCCTCAGAGAAAGCAAAACAAAGGCCTTTCAATTTACACCTTTGGACCAAAAGCCAACCCTTTCTTGTTAAACCTACTGACTAGACATAACCTTTAATAGGGTCCTCTGAAAGGGGAACGCCTGGCTACCTGAAAGGGAGatgtgaggagggggtggagcggCAATAAGAATGGGAATCCTAGACAACCCAACATTAGGTAGGACATATCCATATCGATGGCAACAGAGCCCCTTAATGTCTTAAGAAGAATGTGGGATTATTCTTATCGAACCTTTCAGAATAGGGTAAGATAGGGTTTTCATTCTCGTCTACACCGATGCACGAACCCTTTAAGGTTGCGTCTGAGATTTGAACTTTGTCGTATTTGGACCATGGCCCATGTGTATTTAGGAACCGCAAGGTAGTCAGGTAAAGAAAGGGTGTCCCAGGAGCTCTGGGGGGCTTGGAGGGGAACCAGGCATTCTGTCATTATGTGACCGACGGTGCATCTTTCTCGTCCACTTCAACCGTTGACAGATATAAAAATCGACTGTAATATTACAATTTGGGGTGCGGCAGGagatcaggaggtagagcgggttgtctggtaaccgcaaggttgctagttcgatccccggagtTTCACGGTGTCTCTGAGCAAAGCACctaaccctcactgctcctAACGAGCtagctgtcgccttgcatggctgacgcggccgtcagtgtgtgaatgaatgggtaacttcaggcaatattgtaaagcgctttgggtggcctctGGTTGCAAAAAAGCGCTCAATTTACCATTTACCGATTTCATCTTCCCATGAAGACATCCTCCAAACCGGGATCAACGTAGAAACGGGGAAATGGATaggagaggggatgggagaGGGCATGAGCGTTTTTCCCAAATTACCCGTGGCAGCCCTTTCCACGGTGCGAGCGGAACCCTTTACAAGATGTGCCCCGCGGTTCATCGAGATGGCATCGCCGGGGTTTGGGCcgtcgccatggcaacgcggCATTGAAAGTCTCCGAGCGGCGCTGCCATAATGGAGCGCGGAGGTGATTCCACCGACCGCTGCGTCGTTAATCTTAATGCGCGCCTCCGAGTTGCTTTCAAGTCCCGCCGCTGAAAAAAAAGTCGCGGGGGGGCAACGACAACATGGAAGCAAATGGCCGTGGTTTCTAAATGGTTAAAACACCCGGTTATGACTATTCTCATACCTGTACAGCAGTAGTAGGTGGAGGTATCtcaaaaaatgaataatgaaccATTACACCATTTTAATGAATCAGTTGCTTCGGTTTTGAGATGACAACtatacaatgttttgttttgttttttacaacGGAAAAAAAGCATCCCTTTTCAATAGAACGATGCTGAACAATACAATATTTTAGCAGGGTAGGAAATGAGCCACACTGCGCGCGgttgttggggtggggggggtaggggggcatTTGGCCATGATGGTGACAATGTTCCAGGCCACTTAGTTCAAAATGGCTCGCTCCACCTACCTGCACCCCTCCCACAATCTGGTTTCCAAGGCTACACTGAATGTAACCAAATCACACCTAGGTTGCCCGGGCTACACAAATGATGTTGTTAAGAGCTGCCAGAACCTCAaagcagaaacagagagagagagacaggctatCCCTGGAGTGGAGGATGTGTGTTCCCTAAGGAGCTACTGTAGTCCCTATATTCTCCGTTCATAAGGAGGGCCAGTGAATCATTGATAGAGCTCCGAcatggcagagagaggcagagaagcgAGTTCAATGTAtgccaccatcatcatcatcgtccttAGAAGCAAATGCACGCATGTCTGTAAATGTACACaagagatatataaatatagatgcaTAAACGCTCTGAGAGCAATAGTGATCAAAAAAACCTCTCCTTTCAAGTGAGTCTAATTCTCGCCAGCTGCAAAGTTAAGGactaaattaaacaaatatgGCCTcaatgaagggagggagggacgaggagagagggtgaagaGAAACATCCTTGGTGCTGACCCTGGGACTTCCTCTTTCTGCGttcgtgtgcgcgcgcgcgtgcgtgtgtcaaCAACTAGCCAGCTGCGGCCTTGGCTGACCACTCGTTTAGCACGCTAGTCGCCCACGCAGGTTGCCAAACACAAAAGTCTCACCTCCGCCTTTTCATCGAGCACTTAGTCAACGCCTTGCTGCCAGTGAACCCTTCCACCCTCAGTTACtacaaacggggggggggggggggggggtaattgaTGTCCATTTAGGCTTGCCCTATGAAATCCATGGACCACGGAGATCAACAGTTTTACGCCGCAACACTCCAGAGGTGAATGCAAGGCCGCAATGCAACTCAAGCAGTCAGAGACGTTTTCCATTTTCTGATGagacagcaccaccagcacagTCACAGGACTCTGAGACACCCACTGCAGTAAGCAGCGTCTTACCCCAACCATTTTCCTCTATTTGAATATGGGTTTAAGGTTCAACAAACAATCCAGAGAGCCGAGTCTTACATACTGGAGCAAAATATCTGGAATAAGGCTAGTTGGAACCCAAGTTCAGCTTTAGTTTTGGGAGGGGTTGCCTCTTAAGAGAGAAACAAGAGCTGTGGTCAAAAGATTCAAATTGAGgatcacacaaaataaacatctCTGTGGGATGCTACCCTGAAGAGAGGTTTATTTTGATATCGATCGAAATTTCGCGTAATCTCGCTTTGAGAAGAAGCCACACTCCGGAATCTACTTGCACTCGTTGAAGCCGTTGAACTATCGATCCACCACTACTGGTCTTCCACCACTGAGCCGAGTACTGGGAAGTGGGTCTCCACCACAGCTGAAGCCCAGTGATATTTGGCCAGCCCTGACTAGATCAAGATGCTGGGACAATTGTTTTTGCATCTCGGCCACATGggagtttttttttcctccctccGTTTGTGCATCTGGACGACGTGTGGATAATCCAGTTGATCCGCTGTGTCTCGGATGAATTCACACCTCAGACCCCCAGCTGCAATCAGCTCTTCCACGACGAGACAAAATGTTGCCTGATCAAGTAATCAAAAAGGGAAATTCCCACTAATCCTCTGAGAATCGGAATCCTTCGGGACCGCTAAAGAATCCCCTTAATTCCTGCACTGTCAAGAACGCTTAAGTTTAAATTTAAGGGGTAACTACGTCCCAGCGGCTTGGATTTATGGGGGCGTTTCTGACCCTCATAAAGTGTTAGTGTCGCGCGTGTCAGAAAGCATCGCACACTTTGATGGAATGCCTTTCAAGTGTTAGTGCATGCGGCGCGGCAATATTGAGCAAGCCATTCCTCGCTGCCTGCCCAGCGTACTGGACAGGGGATTTACTGTTGTACAGCTTTCCCGTGAGATTCCATTTGAAATTCGGTCTTTTAAAACTAGACTGGATATAATGACATGGCACTATTTCCCGACCATATACAAAAAAAGGGACATTTTTGCAACCGTGGGACTTTTctgcacaaccccccccccccccattcccccgCTATTTTGCCTCACATAACACAGCCACTTATTTATTGAATGTGCTGCTTTTACAAAAAAGGCAACGACTGTATTGCTATTCAGTCCGTTAccttttttttgctttgtttaATCAATTGGCACCGATGGAAGGAGATGTGGCCAGCGAGCAGGGTTATTCCAAGAGTGGCGCGAGCCGCCTTCTTCCAAACATAAAAAGATAAATTAAGCTAATGTTCCGACGGTCAGGAGGTGGACGGAGCCAGAGTACTCAGGGCATGACGTTTGTCAccataaaagaagaagaaaaaaaaaaaaacaggcaggaaaaacaaaagggttcacacaaacatgacaagggttttttctcttttttttgttggaaGCAGGATCGAATAGCACGTGTCACTTCCTGCGATTTACTGAAGGTTAAGTACACTCCCTCTGGGTCTTGGACTGCACCCCCAGTCCTCTAACGTTACATCCATCACCACCGGGGTGGATGTGAAggactttggggggggggaactgagCAGGAGTGGGCAGgggtggagggtgagggggatcAAAACCTGGAACCCACAGCAGAACGTCTTCTGAGGAGCTTTGAAGAGCCCTGTAGCTCCGAGGCAACGCTGTGAGTCCCCCGTCAACATAGCTTTGTCAAACACTCCGAAAAGACTTTGTCAATCCCCGTGGGCTATTCAGAAGACGTGACGCAGAGGTTGAAAAGTGTGTTCTTTTCCATAGCAtccgaacacccccccccccccccccccaacacacacacacttgaagaaTGTACTGCGTGCCCAAATAGGACCAAGGTATTTTCTTTTTGAATGGGGTTCAGGAGGGGAAATGGCAGGCATAAGCAAGACTTCATTTAGTCCCTCTATGCTTCAGCCCCTCTGTTTGGTAAAGTGTGTACAGTCACTGGCTGAGGTTGGAAAAAATATACTTTCTTTTTGAACACGCAATGAGATTAATCGTTTACCATATCTGGTTATACTGCGTGGTTGTAATCTTGCTAATGAATAATCATTCCTAGAATATGGTTGTTTGACGTGTACAGCCTCATAACTCTGTTAAATATCTGTCCCTATCTTAACAGTAACAGTGTACCATCCAGAAGACTTGGAAGGAATAGGCAACATTTCGGAAAGCAAATTGCCCAAACCATTGACCATCTGCCACTAAATGCGTAGAAAGACTCACTATAAAGCACTAGTTTTCTAAACAAAGCCAGCATCCCCCGACACTCAAGACTGGAACAACTTGTGGGTTAATCATTAAGAATATTACAAACTTCAAATCCGGCCGGGCAAACTTGTCACAACCAGACAGTGTGGAGACGAAAAGGGGGGAAAAACTGCCCCGAACAGAGACTATCTCACAACTGTTTTTAATAACGTGAATCTTTTGTCTGCCATTTGAGTCACATATAATTAGAATAAGACAGGGTCTCTCCGGTAAGGCACAGAGTTTGGCTCGCTGCCTAGCCCTTGTCACGCCAGAGAACCCTCAAATGCTccagaggcagagagggggtgggctggggtaggggatgaggaagaggaggaggaggaagggagggcagaggaggaggagtaggaggaggagggagggagagcagagggggTAAAAAATTCCAAACTAgcaaatattttaattgatctcaTCCTAGCCAGACGTTCCATCATGAGAGGGTGCCTCAcatgcacaagtgtgtgtgtgtgtgtgtgtgtgtgtgtgtgtgtgtgtgtgtgtgtgtgtgtgtgtgtgtgggcgaacACATCCAGGGAGCAGGCTTCAGGCGTTTCCAACACCCTAAATGGCTACGATGCCCCACAATAGGCTACCTATCGCATCCAAAAATCACTCTCCTCGCAGAAATACTAGTCGACCACATCCACCCGAGTGTGAGCCGTTGCGCTGCGATTACAGTTGTAGGCTTACTAACGCTATGGGGTTGCTTATACCTTTTATTCATGGTGCTGCAACATGGTGTTCAGATACAGTAGGCTACAATGTGCTATAGAGGGCTACAACATCCACGCATCGTATTAGGGAGAACTTCCAATGCGCATCTTATCCATATGAACTAATACATCATTTTGAAATCAGTCAAAAGGCAGGCGGTAAAATAAGCTATAATttggaatgaaaaaaaaaaaggctatacCCATGAAGGCGGTGCCAATACCTGGTAAACGGATGCCAAAGCGTTTGGCATCCGTCCTGTATCACGGAATTTAGGATTGATTCTTGGATATTGTATTCTAGCGATCATAAGGTCCCTCTCTAAAATACAAAGCGCACATCAACGACACAACAGGTAATGCATGATCCGAGATGGCCAGAGGCTTTCTTCCAGAGACTTCAACAATATGCATAGTTGGAAAAGACAGTCGGCTCACGTCTAGCGTTGCAACTCCatgggaaaaataaaggtttacATGCAATGACCACAAACAAAATTGTATTACCTCTTTTTGGTTTTGGGAAGCTCTCGTGCAGGTGAAAAACAACTTTCTCCACGAAGTGCTGAATGTTACTTTGCTCCGGTCCTCGGACAAAAACGATCCAGTCGTGGGTAAATCCTTCCACAGTGGGTTTTTTCCGGACCTGAGCACGGTGACCAAGTTCCAGTTTCACCTGAACGGCACCCTGTGGGATGTTATGCTTTTGataagattattttttttaatttccacCCAAAAACGTGagggattttttttcttcacatttGCAGAAAGGGGCTTTATCAAAACCATTGTGCAGTTGCAACAATCAACAATAAAATGGCATTAGGTCTCATGTCTCCCTACTCCATCCATTTAACAGTGAAATAGCCTAATGcacgtgtaaaaaaaaaaaaaaatacagtttgtGCACTAATGTaagccacacagacacatcaacTTTTCTACATTCATAACTCAACAGCTGTCTCCCTGCAAGTCAGATCACGTTCATTATAAAACCCTGCACGTCCTATTTTACTTTATGCTCCGTGTGTCAGGCTGCAGCTGGACCACCACAGCCTCGACATGCGCTCAACTACAGCGGTCGTAGCCTACTGTACTTCGGCTTCAGATCAATCGGGAATACTGCATGAAATCTTCGGCCGAGacgcgcaaaaaaaaaaagaaacagcgAACACAAAACGCCGCTCCGTGGACCGCCACACTCTCGCGTGTGCAGGCGGCCGCATTATCATTCTCTACTCACCGAGTTGGCCATCCTTCAGGCCGCGGCGTCACCGCTATTTCATGGAGATTTCGTTTTAAAAGAGACAAGAGGGGAGCCTATCTTGCTTATGGCGGCGTACATGGTCTTTTCTTGATTGAACTCAACCTCGAGTTTCAAAGgctgagggagagaaaaagtaaGACGCATGCGCTGTCTCGCGTGTCTACTGGTCGAGGAGCAGAGCACGAGAGACCGCGAACCAATGAGGGGAAACACACTCACGCCGGCAGCCAATGGCGGACCGATAACCTTACCGTAATTATACAACGAATCAGATTTAACAAGAGTTTAAAGAAAAATACAGGTCTACATATGCCGTCAAATTATATCAGGTTATAGTTTATCATATCCGCCGTTGCAGATATTTCATAGTGATGTGGCTACAAATGTGGCTATTGCAAACTAATGTCGATCATCAGAAGAAAGCTGATGTATTACTCATCTCTTTAAATCGCGGGGTACTAA contains:
- the LOC132445736 gene encoding protein AF-9-like: MANSGAVQVKLELGHRAQVRKKPTVEGFTHDWIVFVRGPEQSNIQHFVEKVVFHLHESFPKPKRVFKDPPYKVEESGYAGFILPIEVYFRNKVHPPAPPPPPPPMWKLTASWRDVVIKTRSLT